A genomic segment from Sciurus carolinensis chromosome 1, mSciCar1.2, whole genome shotgun sequence encodes:
- the Mxra8 gene encoding matrix remodeling-associated protein 8 isoform X1, protein MELPSRALLWKLLLLQSSAVLLSSGPSGSPTAGSSVVSESAVSWAAGTQAVLRCQSPRMVWTQDRLHDRQRVVHWDLSGGPGGPARRLVDMYSAGEQRVYEPRDRGRLLLSPSAFQDGNFSLLIRAVEEGDEGLYTCNLHHHYCHLYESLAVRLEVTDDPRAARAYWDGEKEVLAAVRGAPALLTCVNRAHVWTDRHLEEAQQVAHWDRQPPGVPHDRADRLLDLYASGERRAYGPPFLRDRVAVGADAFARGDFSLRIDPLEPADEGTYSCHLHHHYCGLHERRVFHLRVTEPAAEPPPRASPGNGSGHSGAPGPDPTLARGRSVINVIVPEGRAHFFQQLGYVLATLLLFILLLITVVLATRQRRRGGEAGAFQTPGLGGAVTPRMASPSAEGFIGEGRGCPQHRLPPSAGYQYADKKLAKSPGKDVNLAEFAVAAEDQAPYRSEDIQLDYKNNILKERAELAHSPLPAKSIDLDKEFRKEYCK, encoded by the exons ATGGAGCTGCCGTCCCGCGCCCTGCTGTGGAAACTCCTGCTTCTGCAGA gCTCTGCTGTTCTCCTATCCTCAG GGCCCTCCGGGTCCCCAACAGCTGGCAGTTCGGTGGTGTCTGAGTCGGCAGTGAGCTGGGCAGCGGGTACCCAGGCCGTGCTTCGCTGCCAGAGCCCGCGCATGGTGTGGACCCAGGACCGACTGCACGACCGCCAGCGTGTGGTCCACTGGGACCTCAGCGGCGGACCGGGAGGTCCAGCGCGCCGACTTGTGGACATGTATTCGGCGGGTGAGCAGCGAGTATACGAGCCGCGGGACCGTGGCCGCCTGCTGCTGTCGCCCTCCGCTTTCCAGGACGGCAACTTCTCACTGCTCATCCGCG CAGTGGAGGAAGGCGACGAGGGGCTGTATACCTGCAACCTGCACCACCACTACTGCCACCTCTACGAGAGCCTGGCCGTGCGCCTCGAGGTCACCGACGACC CCCGAGCCGCGCGCGCGTACTGGGACGGCGAGAAGGAGGTGCTGGCTGCGGTGCGCGGCGCGCCCGCGCTGCTGACGTGCGTGAACCGCGCGCACGTGTGGACCGACCGGCACCTGGAGGAGGCGCAGCAGGTGGCGCACTGGGACCGGCAGCCGCCAGGGGTGCCGCACGACCGAGCCGACCGCCTGCTGGACCTGTACGCATCTGGCGAGCGCCGCGCCTACGGGCCGCCCTTCCTGCGCGACCGCGTGGCGGTGGGTGCGGACGCCTTCGCGCGCGGCGACTTCTCGCTGCGGATAGACCCCCTGGAACCAGCCGACGAGGGCACCTACTCTTGCCACCTGCACCACCACTACTGTGGTCTGCACGAGCGCCGCGTCTTCCACCTGAGGGTCACTGAGCCCGCCGCGGAGCCGCCCCCGCGGGCCTCGCCCGGCAACGGCTCTGGTCACAGCGGCGCCCCCGGCCCAG ACCCCACGCTGGCGCGAGGCCGCAGCGTCATCAACGTCATAGTCCCCGAGGGCCGGGCCCACTTCTTCCAGCAGCTGGGCTACGTGCTGGCCACACTCCTGCTCTTCATCCTCCTGCTCATCACTGTGGTCCTGGCCACACGCCAGCGCCGCCGCGGAGGTGAGGCTGGAGCATTCCAGACCCCGGGGCTCGGGGGTGCTGTGACCCCGCGGATGGCGAGCCCAAGTGCGGAGGGCTTCATCGGGGAGGGGCGAGGCTGCCCCCAACACCGTCTCCCTCCATCGGCAGGCTACCAGTACGCCGACAAGAAGCTGGCAAAGTCCCCAGG GAAGGATGTGAACTTGGCGGAGTTTGCCGTGGCCGCAGAGGATCAGGCTCCTTATAGGAGTGAGGACATTCAGCTAG ATTACAAGAACAACATCCTGAAGGAGAGAGCTGAGCTGGCCCACAGTCCGCTGCCGGCCAAGAGCATCGACCTGGACAAAG AGTTCAGGAAGGAGTACTGCAAATAA
- the Mxra8 gene encoding matrix remodeling-associated protein 8 isoform X2: MELPSRALLWKLLLLQSSAVLLSSGPSGSPTAGSSVVSESAVSWAAGTQAVLRCQSPRMVWTQDRLHDRQRVVHWDLSGGPGGPARRLVDMYSAGEQRVYEPRDRGRLLLSPSAFQDGNFSLLIRAVEEGDEGLYTCNLHHHYCHLYESLAVRLEVTDDPRAARAYWDGEKEVLAAVRGAPALLTCVNRAHVWTDRHLEEAQQVAHWDRQPPGVPHDRADRLLDLYASGERRAYGPPFLRDRVAVGADAFARGDFSLRIDPLEPADEGTYSCHLHHHYCGLHERRVFHLRVTEPAAEPPPRASPGNGSGHSGAPGPDPTLARGRSVINVIVPEGRAHFFQQLGYVLATLLLFILLLITVVLATRQRRRGGYQYADKKLAKSPGKDVNLAEFAVAAEDQAPYRSEDIQLDYKNNILKERAELAHSPLPAKSIDLDKEFRKEYCK, encoded by the exons ATGGAGCTGCCGTCCCGCGCCCTGCTGTGGAAACTCCTGCTTCTGCAGA gCTCTGCTGTTCTCCTATCCTCAG GGCCCTCCGGGTCCCCAACAGCTGGCAGTTCGGTGGTGTCTGAGTCGGCAGTGAGCTGGGCAGCGGGTACCCAGGCCGTGCTTCGCTGCCAGAGCCCGCGCATGGTGTGGACCCAGGACCGACTGCACGACCGCCAGCGTGTGGTCCACTGGGACCTCAGCGGCGGACCGGGAGGTCCAGCGCGCCGACTTGTGGACATGTATTCGGCGGGTGAGCAGCGAGTATACGAGCCGCGGGACCGTGGCCGCCTGCTGCTGTCGCCCTCCGCTTTCCAGGACGGCAACTTCTCACTGCTCATCCGCG CAGTGGAGGAAGGCGACGAGGGGCTGTATACCTGCAACCTGCACCACCACTACTGCCACCTCTACGAGAGCCTGGCCGTGCGCCTCGAGGTCACCGACGACC CCCGAGCCGCGCGCGCGTACTGGGACGGCGAGAAGGAGGTGCTGGCTGCGGTGCGCGGCGCGCCCGCGCTGCTGACGTGCGTGAACCGCGCGCACGTGTGGACCGACCGGCACCTGGAGGAGGCGCAGCAGGTGGCGCACTGGGACCGGCAGCCGCCAGGGGTGCCGCACGACCGAGCCGACCGCCTGCTGGACCTGTACGCATCTGGCGAGCGCCGCGCCTACGGGCCGCCCTTCCTGCGCGACCGCGTGGCGGTGGGTGCGGACGCCTTCGCGCGCGGCGACTTCTCGCTGCGGATAGACCCCCTGGAACCAGCCGACGAGGGCACCTACTCTTGCCACCTGCACCACCACTACTGTGGTCTGCACGAGCGCCGCGTCTTCCACCTGAGGGTCACTGAGCCCGCCGCGGAGCCGCCCCCGCGGGCCTCGCCCGGCAACGGCTCTGGTCACAGCGGCGCCCCCGGCCCAG ACCCCACGCTGGCGCGAGGCCGCAGCGTCATCAACGTCATAGTCCCCGAGGGCCGGGCCCACTTCTTCCAGCAGCTGGGCTACGTGCTGGCCACACTCCTGCTCTTCATCCTCCTGCTCATCACTGTGGTCCTGGCCACACGCCAGCGCCGCCGCGGAG GCTACCAGTACGCCGACAAGAAGCTGGCAAAGTCCCCAGG GAAGGATGTGAACTTGGCGGAGTTTGCCGTGGCCGCAGAGGATCAGGCTCCTTATAGGAGTGAGGACATTCAGCTAG ATTACAAGAACAACATCCTGAAGGAGAGAGCTGAGCTGGCCCACAGTCCGCTGCCGGCCAAGAGCATCGACCTGGACAAAG AGTTCAGGAAGGAGTACTGCAAATAA